A genomic stretch from Colwellia sp. Arc7-635 includes:
- a CDS encoding transporter substrate-binding domain-containing protein, whose amino-acid sequence MKIIYGIYLLVLAAVVQADDESDCLDFHVINNAPLGFINTNNESVGVHWEYLTALEKETGFCINKTLLPYARVWQSMEQGDHDGGIMFKSESRSNFVNYAGFVRTVNVVVIPVNSLKIENYNDLYSLTIGKTRGTHLSQKFDADANINIVELNNYAMAAQMIKFGRINAIAGSALVLSYQLAKYDALESVSHINKLILGKKEQWLQLSKNSKHLDKIPVLNKAINKLRRNGTFDVIMNKYYGTQWQAINREDIPE is encoded by the coding sequence ATGAAAATTATTTACGGCATTTATTTACTTGTCTTAGCGGCGGTAGTTCAAGCGGATGATGAGAGCGACTGTCTTGATTTTCATGTGATAAATAATGCCCCTTTAGGATTTATAAATACTAACAACGAAAGTGTTGGTGTTCATTGGGAGTATTTAACCGCTCTGGAAAAAGAGACCGGTTTTTGTATCAATAAAACCCTACTACCCTATGCTCGAGTTTGGCAGAGTATGGAACAAGGAGATCATGATGGCGGTATCATGTTTAAGTCAGAGTCGCGTTCAAACTTTGTTAATTATGCAGGATTCGTTCGCACTGTTAATGTCGTAGTGATCCCTGTTAATAGTCTAAAAATTGAAAATTATAATGATTTATATAGCTTAACTATCGGTAAAACAAGAGGCACTCATTTAAGTCAAAAGTTTGATGCAGATGCCAATATTAATATTGTCGAACTCAATAATTACGCAATGGCCGCTCAAATGATAAAATTTGGCCGTATAAATGCCATAGCAGGTAGTGCATTAGTCTTGAGCTATCAATTAGCAAAGTACGATGCGCTTGAAAGCGTTAGTCATATCAACAAATTAATTTTAGGTAAGAAAGAACAGTGGCTACAATTGTCAAAAAATTCAAAACATCTAGATAAAATTCCGGTCTTAAATAAAGCGATAAATAAATTAAGACGTAATGGTACATTTGATGTGATCATGAACAAATATTATGGCACTCAGTGGCAAGCAATAAACCGCGAAGACATCCCCGAATAA
- the serS gene encoding serine--tRNA ligase produces the protein MLDPKYLRTDIENTAAELAKRGYTLDTAQLIELEEQRKAIQMNTQELQSQRNTRSKSIGQAKARGEDIQPLLAEVSKLGDELEAAKEEQTQVLAKIDLIASAIPNLIHESVPAGASEDDNVEIKRWGTPRVFDFEVKDHVDVASALDKGLDFESGAKLAGTRFAVMRGQIAKLHRALAQFMLDVHSEEHGYQEMYVPYLVNHESLYGTGQLPKFGEDLFHTELNNKKLSLIPTAEVPLTNLVRDEILDEQDLPIKMCAHTPCFRSEAGSYGRDIRGLIRQHQFDKVEMVQIVKPEDSFQALEDLTGHAEKILEKLELPYRTVVLCTGDIGFSATKTFDIEVWLPAQNTYREISSCSNMGDFQARRMQARYRSSESNKPELVHTLNGSGLAVGRTLVAVIENYQQADGSINVPTVLQPYMKGCTNIS, from the coding sequence ATGCTTGATCCAAAATACCTTAGAACAGACATAGAAAATACCGCAGCTGAACTTGCTAAACGTGGATACACGCTAGACACCGCTCAATTAATTGAGTTGGAAGAGCAACGTAAAGCTATCCAAATGAACACGCAAGAGTTACAGAGTCAGCGTAACACTCGCTCTAAGTCGATAGGACAAGCCAAAGCACGCGGCGAAGATATTCAGCCATTATTGGCAGAAGTGAGTAAGCTTGGTGATGAATTAGAAGCAGCGAAAGAAGAGCAAACACAAGTATTAGCAAAAATTGACTTAATTGCTTCAGCCATACCAAATTTGATCCATGAGTCAGTACCTGCAGGCGCAAGTGAAGACGACAACGTAGAAATAAAACGTTGGGGTACGCCGCGTGTATTCGATTTTGAAGTAAAAGACCATGTCGATGTTGCATCGGCACTCGACAAAGGCTTAGATTTTGAAAGTGGTGCTAAACTTGCCGGTACACGCTTTGCTGTAATGCGCGGTCAAATCGCTAAATTACACCGTGCCTTAGCGCAATTCATGTTAGACGTGCATAGTGAAGAGCATGGCTATCAAGAAATGTACGTGCCTTACTTGGTAAACCACGAGTCTTTATACGGTACAGGGCAATTACCAAAATTTGGTGAAGATTTATTTCACACCGAATTAAACAACAAAAAGCTTTCTTTGATCCCAACAGCTGAGGTTCCGTTAACGAACTTAGTGCGTGATGAAATTTTAGATGAGCAAGACCTACCTATTAAAATGTGTGCTCATACGCCATGTTTTCGAAGTGAAGCCGGTTCATACGGCCGTGACATTCGCGGTTTGATCCGTCAGCATCAGTTCGATAAAGTTGAAATGGTACAAATTGTTAAACCTGAAGATTCTTTTCAAGCATTAGAAGACTTAACCGGTCATGCAGAGAAAATTCTTGAGAAACTAGAATTGCCTTACCGCACTGTGGTTTTATGTACGGGCGATATCGGTTTTAGTGCCACCAAAACTTTTGATATTGAAGTTTGGTTACCAGCACAAAATACTTACCGTGAAATTTCATCTTGTTCGAATATGGGTGACTTCCAAGCCCGTAGAATGCAAGCAAGATATCGCAGTAGTGAAAGCAATAAACCAGAGCTTGTGCATACGCTTAATGGCTCAGGTTTAGCTGTAGGTCGCACACTCGTTGCGGTAATCGAAAACTATCAGCAAGCTGACGGTAGCATTAACGTGCCAACCGTTTTACAACCGTATATGAAAGGTTGTACCAACATTAGCTAG
- the crcB gene encoding fluoride efflux transporter CrcB — MTNTLSNFTLYLFVAIGGAAGASSRFYISQLILNWLGKGFPFATLAVNISGSLIMGALYGLIEQGVIEVGVYRTLIGIGFLGAFTTFSTFSLDTLLLIQQGDVIKATINILLNVSLCIFAAALGMFIVSIFNK, encoded by the coding sequence ATGACTAATACCTTGAGTAACTTCACTTTATATCTATTTGTTGCCATTGGTGGTGCTGCTGGTGCCAGCTCAAGATTTTATATTTCGCAATTAATTTTGAATTGGCTCGGAAAAGGATTCCCTTTTGCGACGCTGGCGGTTAATATTTCCGGATCCCTTATCATGGGAGCACTTTATGGGTTAATTGAACAAGGTGTAATTGAAGTGGGGGTTTATCGAACGCTCATTGGTATTGGCTTTTTAGGCGCATTTACCACCTTTTCAACGTTCTCATTAGACACTTTGTTATTAATACAACAAGGTGACGTAATAAAAGCAACAATAAACATTTTACTAAACGTCAGTTTATGCATTTTTGCAGCGGCTTTAGGTATGTTTATCGTATCTATTTTTAACAAGTAA
- a CDS encoding replication-associated recombination protein A has translation MTNVNGSLDLGFAQDDSFKPLAAKLRPKSLAEYEGQEHILAKGMPLPLAIEQGKVHSIIFWGPPGTGKTTIAEIIANHANADIERVSAVTSGIKDIRQAIENAKDRAIHQQRRTVLFVDEVHRFNKSQQDAFLPHIEDGTIIFIGATTENPAFELNQAILSRARVYTLKKLSKSNLSNVLARAISYQTKTAQLDIVIDDEAKKQLIALANGDARRLLNLFENCLEITPVENNQQVLTKAQLIQVAGNKIALYDKGGDAFYDLISAFHKSVRGSDPDAALYWYARILQGGGDALYVARRLLAIASEDIGNADPRAMQLAINAWDTFQRVGPSEGERAIAQAAVYMALAPKSNAVYSAFNQAKALAAATSDLDVPLHLKNATSAITKELGHGSEYRYAHDEVGGFAAGENYFPEEIAQTTLYQPTDRGLEKQLRDKLNYLNQLDQQSDQRRYD, from the coding sequence ATGACCAACGTTAACGGCTCACTCGATTTAGGCTTTGCACAAGACGACAGTTTTAAACCGTTGGCCGCAAAGCTAAGACCTAAGTCACTGGCCGAATATGAGGGCCAAGAACATATTCTGGCCAAAGGCATGCCACTACCGTTAGCTATTGAGCAGGGTAAAGTGCATTCCATCATATTTTGGGGCCCACCAGGAACCGGTAAAACGACCATTGCGGAAATTATTGCCAATCATGCCAATGCTGATATTGAACGTGTTTCTGCCGTAACATCAGGCATTAAAGACATACGCCAAGCCATTGAAAATGCGAAAGATCGGGCCATTCATCAACAACGAAGAACCGTACTTTTTGTTGATGAAGTACATCGCTTTAACAAGAGTCAGCAAGATGCATTTTTACCGCACATTGAAGACGGTACGATTATCTTTATTGGTGCAACCACTGAAAACCCGGCATTTGAACTGAATCAAGCGATATTGTCGCGTGCACGTGTATATACCTTAAAAAAACTCAGTAAAAGCAACCTCAGTAATGTTTTAGCTCGTGCTATTAGTTACCAAACTAAAACTGCACAGTTAGATATTGTTATTGATGATGAAGCAAAAAAACAACTGATTGCTTTAGCGAATGGCGATGCACGCAGGTTGTTAAACCTATTTGAAAACTGTTTGGAAATTACGCCCGTTGAAAATAATCAGCAAGTCTTGACTAAAGCGCAATTAATTCAAGTAGCAGGCAATAAAATTGCCCTTTATGACAAAGGCGGTGATGCCTTTTATGATTTAATCAGTGCCTTTCATAAATCAGTACGCGGCTCAGACCCAGATGCGGCTTTATACTGGTACGCCCGAATTTTACAAGGCGGCGGTGACGCGTTGTATGTTGCTAGAAGATTGTTAGCTATTGCTAGTGAAGATATTGGCAATGCAGATCCTCGGGCAATGCAATTGGCCATCAACGCTTGGGATACTTTTCAACGTGTTGGCCCAAGTGAAGGTGAGAGAGCCATAGCACAAGCTGCTGTTTATATGGCATTAGCGCCAAAAAGTAATGCTGTTTATAGTGCTTTTAATCAAGCAAAAGCATTAGCAGCAGCAACAAGCGATCTAGACGTACCATTACATTTAAAAAATGCCACAAGTGCTATCACTAAAGAGCTAGGCCATGGTAGTGAATATCGTTATGCACATGATGAAGTCGGCGGTTTTGCTGCGGGTGAAAACTACTTTCCTGAAGAAATAGCGCAAACGACACTTTATCAACCCACTGATCGCGGACTCGAAAAACAACTGCGCGATAAGTTAAACTATTTAAACCAATTAGATCAACAAAGTGACCAGCGACGATATGACTAA
- the lolA gene encoding outer membrane lipoprotein chaperone LolA, whose protein sequence is MQSQMQSKMKLIKSSVAIAAFLNLALSTSSVAATANHAVVAELKTSALTELTAADNTMGTVSIDKNIINSDSSVDKSKLELMAILAKVEFFSAEFNQQIFDEAGTELQQGSGLLSVSKPNLVNWQTVLPDESLIVSDGSNLWFYDPFVEQVSVYSLESAIANTPILLITSNDAKLWQDYSVSKLSDNRYLISAINENSRVKSLALNFSQHDDKIELSSFNILDATGQLSVITLTHKNQIPDASLFEFSVPEGVYLDDQR, encoded by the coding sequence ATGCAATCTCAGATGCAAAGCAAAATGAAATTAATAAAAAGTAGCGTTGCTATAGCAGCGTTCTTAAATCTCGCATTATCAACAAGCAGCGTAGCTGCAACGGCTAATCATGCTGTAGTTGCAGAACTCAAAACATCGGCATTGACCGAGCTAACCGCTGCTGATAATACTATGGGTACTGTTAGTATCGATAAAAATATCATTAACAGTGATAGTTCAGTTGATAAAAGTAAACTTGAGTTAATGGCGATATTAGCAAAAGTGGAATTTTTCAGTGCTGAGTTTAATCAGCAAATATTTGATGAAGCAGGCACCGAATTACAGCAGGGTAGCGGCTTACTTTCTGTCAGCAAACCTAATCTAGTGAATTGGCAAACGGTATTACCCGATGAGTCGTTAATTGTGTCAGACGGTAGTAATTTGTGGTTTTACGATCCCTTTGTTGAACAAGTCAGTGTTTACAGTTTAGAAAGCGCGATAGCAAACACCCCTATTTTATTGATCACCAGTAATGACGCCAAACTTTGGCAAGATTACTCGGTAAGTAAATTAAGCGATAATCGTTATTTGATCAGTGCCATCAATGAAAACTCACGGGTAAAAAGCTTAGCACTTAACTTTTCTCAACATGATGATAAAATTGAGCTTTCATCATTTAATATTTTAGATGCTACGGGTCAGTTAAGTGTTATTACGTTGACGCATAAAAATCAAATACCCGATGCGAGTTTATTTGAGTTTTCTGTTCCCGAAGGTGTTTATTTAGATGACCAACGTTAA
- a CDS encoding DNA translocase FtsK, with protein sequence MSSTSPKLNGVQRLLEAGLLVFCVFAMFIMLALFSFDPADPGWSQTGYQSPVRNLGGAVGAYMSDLLLNLFGLVAYSLPFVIAVTGWLLFQKYHQLIRLDYLTLGLKFIGFILLYIGVTSIASMNFDDVFYFSAGGILGDVLSNSLLPYFSFVGSTLLFVTFCGSGFVLLTGFSLLNAIDRVGEYAIKGIEYALTLPAFIKHHLGTTSVNTAKAKPVVKTESTVESLHLANETPDNDTEHFIAFEKESDEVKQALESLSEAEHEGMFAKSADDSAYTNDEREPYLDINDLMGEPLAMNVQEHVSDDEIAAAFEPVEKIVVDEPTTLHDKIYQQLENDKPAEPNYSDMPSLDLLDRTDKVENPIDQEQLDRVSRLVEAKLMEFGIKADVVGVFPGPVITRFELNLAPGVKASKITNLSKDLARSLSAKSVRVVEVIEGKSVIGIELPNKHRETVFFSDVISSDKFANSKSNLAMAIGSDISGEPIIADLAKMPHLLVAGTTGSGKSVAVNTMIVSILYKSSPEDVRMIMIDPKQVELSVYDGIPHLLSEVVTDMKEAANALRWCVGEMERRYQLMSKLGVRNLKGYNDKVAKAIAAGEPMIDPLWQPSDAFTQTPPTLDKLPSIVIIVDEFADMMMIVGKKVEELIARIAQKARAAGIHLILATQRPSADVITGLIKANIPTRMALRVQSRIESRIILDQQGADQLLGMGDMFYLPPGEAVPIRVHGAFVDDHEVHAVVNDWKSRAEPNYIEDILSGDSEQDILLPGEQSDADSEEEIDTLYDEALAFITESRRVSISSIQRKFRIGYNRSARIVEQMESNGVVSRPGNNGAREVLAPPPVKEH encoded by the coding sequence TTGTCTTCAACGTCTCCCAAGTTAAATGGCGTTCAACGCCTTCTCGAAGCAGGACTATTAGTGTTTTGCGTGTTTGCCATGTTCATCATGTTAGCGCTATTTAGTTTTGATCCCGCTGACCCTGGCTGGTCACAAACCGGTTACCAAAGTCCCGTACGCAATTTAGGTGGGGCCGTTGGTGCCTACATGTCTGATCTTTTACTTAATTTATTCGGTTTAGTCGCTTATAGTCTGCCGTTTGTTATAGCTGTAACGGGTTGGTTATTATTTCAAAAATATCATCAACTCATTCGTTTAGATTATTTAACGCTTGGCTTAAAGTTCATTGGCTTTATTTTGCTCTATATTGGCGTTACCTCGATTGCCAGTATGAATTTTGATGATGTATTTTATTTTTCCGCGGGTGGTATTTTAGGTGACGTGCTAAGTAATTCATTACTACCTTATTTTTCTTTTGTTGGTAGCACGTTGTTATTTGTTACCTTTTGCGGTTCAGGCTTTGTGCTATTAACCGGATTTTCATTACTTAATGCTATCGACAGAGTCGGTGAATATGCAATTAAGGGGATTGAATACGCATTAACCTTACCTGCCTTTATTAAGCATCATTTAGGTACAACTTCGGTAAACACGGCTAAAGCTAAGCCGGTGGTTAAAACCGAGAGTACAGTAGAAAGTTTACATTTAGCTAATGAAACTCCTGATAACGACACTGAGCACTTTATTGCTTTTGAAAAAGAGTCCGATGAAGTCAAGCAAGCGCTAGAAAGCTTAAGTGAAGCTGAGCACGAAGGTATGTTTGCTAAAAGTGCTGACGATAGTGCTTACACTAATGACGAGCGGGAACCTTATCTTGATATCAATGATTTGATGGGCGAGCCGTTAGCAATGAATGTACAAGAGCATGTTAGTGATGATGAAATAGCGGCTGCATTTGAACCGGTTGAAAAAATTGTTGTTGATGAACCGACAACGCTACACGATAAAATTTATCAACAATTAGAAAATGATAAACCTGCTGAGCCTAATTATAGTGATATGCCTTCACTAGATTTATTGGATCGCACTGACAAAGTTGAAAACCCAATTGATCAAGAGCAACTCGACCGAGTTTCTCGCTTAGTTGAAGCAAAATTGATGGAGTTTGGCATTAAAGCTGATGTAGTCGGGGTGTTCCCAGGACCTGTTATTACTCGTTTTGAGTTGAACTTAGCACCAGGAGTTAAAGCCAGTAAAATTACTAATTTATCAAAAGATTTAGCCCGTTCACTATCGGCAAAAAGCGTACGTGTAGTCGAAGTCATCGAAGGTAAATCAGTTATTGGTATTGAGTTACCAAATAAACATCGTGAAACGGTGTTTTTCTCTGACGTTATTTCTTCCGATAAATTTGCTAATTCGAAATCTAATTTAGCGATGGCTATCGGTAGCGATATTTCAGGTGAACCTATCATTGCTGATTTAGCCAAAATGCCGCATTTATTAGTCGCGGGTACCACCGGCTCAGGTAAGTCTGTTGCGGTTAATACTATGATTGTCAGTATCTTATATAAGTCTTCACCAGAAGATGTTCGTATGATTATGATTGATCCTAAACAAGTTGAATTATCAGTTTATGACGGTATTCCTCATTTACTTTCTGAAGTGGTAACCGACATGAAAGAAGCGGCTAATGCGCTACGTTGGTGTGTCGGCGAAATGGAACGACGCTATCAACTCATGTCGAAGCTTGGGGTGAGAAATCTCAAAGGCTACAACGATAAAGTTGCTAAGGCGATTGCGGCGGGTGAGCCGATGATAGACCCTCTATGGCAACCCAGTGATGCCTTTACGCAAACACCGCCAACGTTAGATAAATTGCCTTCTATTGTTATTATCGTCGATGAATTTGCCGACATGATGATGATTGTAGGTAAAAAGGTCGAAGAATTAATTGCCCGAATTGCGCAAAAAGCGCGTGCTGCAGGTATTCACTTGATCTTAGCGACACAACGACCGTCAGCAGATGTTATTACCGGTTTAATTAAAGCGAACATTCCAACGCGTATGGCGTTAAGAGTGCAGTCTCGTATTGAATCTCGTATTATATTAGATCAACAAGGTGCAGATCAGCTCTTGGGCATGGGTGACATGTTTTATTTACCGCCAGGTGAAGCTGTGCCTATTCGTGTGCATGGCGCTTTTGTTGATGACCATGAAGTACATGCCGTTGTTAATGATTGGAAATCTAGAGCTGAGCCTAATTATATTGAAGACATTTTATCGGGTGATTCCGAACAAGATATTTTACTCCCAGGTGAACAATCAGACGCTGATAGCGAAGAAGAAATAGACACACTCTATGATGAAGCACTTGCTTTTATCACTGAATCACGCCGAGTGTCTATTTCCAGTATTCAACGTAAATTTAGAATTGGTTACAACCGTTCGGCCCGTATTGTTGAACAAATGGAGTCAAACGGAGTCGTAAGTAGGCCAGGCAATAATGGTGCACGAGAAGTGCTAGCACCACCGCCAGTTAAGGAACATTAA
- the lrp gene encoding leucine-responsive transcriptional regulator Lrp, protein MGSAPIKKIDRIDKNILIELQKNGRLSNIELSKRVGLSATPCLERVKRLENDGFILGYQAMLNPQQLEAALLVIVEITLTKTSPDVFDDFSKAVHGLDVIQECHLVSGDFDFLLKTRVADMAAYRELLGNTLLRLPAVSESRTYVVMEEVKSSNLLSIKY, encoded by the coding sequence ATGGGCTCAGCACCAATAAAAAAAATTGATCGCATTGATAAAAACATTTTGATAGAGCTGCAAAAGAACGGGCGTTTATCGAACATTGAACTATCGAAAAGAGTAGGGTTGAGTGCTACACCCTGTTTAGAGCGTGTAAAGCGTTTAGAAAATGACGGTTTTATCCTAGGTTATCAAGCCATGTTAAATCCGCAACAACTAGAAGCCGCTTTATTAGTTATTGTTGAAATTACGTTAACTAAAACAAGCCCTGATGTGTTTGATGATTTTTCAAAAGCGGTTCATGGTTTAGACGTAATCCAAGAATGTCATTTGGTTTCAGGGGACTTTGATTTCTTATTGAAAACACGGGTAGCGGATATGGCGGCTTATCGTGAATTGCTTGGTAATACTTTATTGAGATTGCCAGCCGTTAGCGAAAGTAGAACTTATGTCGTGATGGAAGAAGTAAAGTCGTCGAATTTGTTATCAATCAAGTACTAA
- the ald gene encoding alanine dehydrogenase: MIIGVPKEIKNHEYRIGLTPAGVKELVVNGHEVIVENNGGASIGFDNEQYITAGAKIIDTAAEIFASADMIIKVKEPQPIECKMLRPGQVLFTYLHLAPDPKQTELLIASGATCIAYETVTQNGGGLPLLAPMSEVAGRMSIQAGAHALEKAQGGLGALLGGVPGVAPAKVLIIGGGVVGTQAARMAVGMGADVTILDRSLPRLRQLDTEFDGRLKTVYSTADAMDQLIVEADLVIGAVLIPGAAAPKLVTAAHIKMMKKGAVVVDVAIDQGGCFETSKATTHQEPTYVVDDVVHYCVANMPGGVARTSTMALTNATMPFTVTLANKGAKQALLDDVHLMAGLNVLGGKVTYKPVADVLGYDYVTPEDAIATL, translated from the coding sequence ATGATTATTGGTGTACCAAAAGAAATAAAAAACCACGAATACCGTATTGGCTTGACTCCAGCAGGTGTTAAAGAATTAGTTGTTAACGGCCATGAAGTTATCGTTGAAAATAATGGTGGTGCTTCAATCGGTTTTGATAATGAGCAATACATTACAGCCGGTGCTAAGATTATCGACACAGCAGCAGAAATATTTGCTAGCGCTGATATGATCATCAAAGTAAAAGAACCACAACCGATTGAATGTAAAATGCTTCGCCCTGGCCAAGTATTATTTACCTATTTACATTTAGCACCAGATCCAAAGCAAACTGAATTGTTAATTGCTTCTGGCGCAACTTGTATTGCCTACGAAACCGTGACACAAAATGGCGGCGGTTTACCGCTTCTAGCTCCTATGTCTGAAGTTGCTGGTCGTATGTCTATCCAAGCCGGTGCTCATGCACTAGAAAAAGCTCAAGGTGGCCTAGGCGCATTACTTGGTGGTGTACCAGGTGTTGCTCCAGCTAAAGTGTTAATTATTGGTGGCGGTGTTGTTGGTACTCAAGCAGCACGTATGGCTGTTGGCATGGGCGCAGATGTAACTATCTTAGATCGCTCTTTACCACGTCTTCGTCAGTTAGATACTGAATTTGACGGTCGCTTAAAAACAGTTTATTCAACTGCTGATGCGATGGATCAACTTATTGTTGAAGCTGACTTAGTCATTGGTGCTGTTTTGATCCCTGGTGCTGCTGCACCAAAATTGGTTACAGCTGCACATATTAAAATGATGAAGAAAGGAGCTGTTGTTGTTGATGTTGCTATCGATCAAGGCGGTTGTTTTGAAACATCTAAAGCGACAACCCATCAAGAGCCAACTTATGTTGTTGATGATGTTGTACATTACTGTGTAGCAAACATGCCAGGTGGTGTTGCAAGAACATCAACAATGGCCTTAACTAATGCAACAATGCCATTTACTGTTACGCTAGCAAATAAAGGTGCTAAGCAAGCATTGCTTGACGATGTACATTTAATGGCTGGTTTAAACGTTTTAGGTGGCAAAGTTACTTACAAGCCTGTTGCAGATGTATTAGGTTATGACTATGTGACGCCTGAAGACGCCATAGCGACATTATAG
- the trxB gene encoding thioredoxin-disulfide reductase encodes MSEARHCPLLILGSGPAGYTAAVYAARANLKPVMITGMQQGGQLTTTTEVENWPGDADDLTGPALMDRMQKHAEKFDTEIIFDHINEVDFSEKPYKLKGDSGVYTCDALIICTGASAQYLGLPSEEAFMGKGVSACATCDGFFYKNQKVAVVGGGNTAVEEALYLSNIASEVHLIHRRDTFRSEKILTKRLMDKVANGNIVLHLDRTLDEVLGDNMGVTGVRIKDMNSDATEEFDVMGVFIAIGHKPNTDIFKDQLAMKDGYLTIQSGTNGNATQTSVEGIYAAGDVADHIYRQAITSAGAGCMAALDAERYLDAKGSH; translated from the coding sequence ATGAGCGAAGCAAGACATTGCCCGTTACTCATTTTAGGTTCAGGCCCTGCAGGCTATACTGCGGCAGTTTATGCAGCACGAGCAAATTTAAAGCCTGTGATGATTACAGGTATGCAACAAGGTGGTCAATTAACCACAACCACGGAAGTAGAAAACTGGCCTGGTGATGCTGATGACTTAACCGGTCCAGCATTAATGGATCGTATGCAAAAGCATGCAGAAAAATTTGATACTGAAATTATTTTTGATCACATCAATGAAGTCGATTTTAGTGAGAAACCTTATAAATTAAAAGGCGACTCTGGAGTTTATACTTGTGATGCGCTTATCATTTGTACCGGTGCATCAGCACAATATTTAGGTCTTCCTTCAGAAGAAGCCTTTATGGGTAAAGGTGTTTCTGCCTGTGCAACATGTGACGGATTTTTCTACAAAAATCAAAAGGTTGCTGTTGTTGGCGGTGGTAACACTGCTGTTGAAGAAGCGCTATACTTATCGAATATTGCTTCTGAAGTTCACTTAATTCATCGTCGTGATACTTTCCGTTCAGAAAAGATTTTAACTAAACGCTTAATGGATAAAGTTGCTAACGGTAACATCGTACTGCACCTAGACCGTACTTTAGATGAAGTACTGGGTGATAACATGGGTGTGACGGGTGTCCGTATTAAAGACATGAATTCAGACGCGACAGAAGAGTTTGATGTCATGGGTGTGTTTATTGCCATTGGCCATAAGCCAAACACTGATATCTTTAAAGACCAACTTGCCATGAAAGATGGTTATTTAACCATTCAAAGTGGTACTAACGGTAATGCAACGCAAACCAGTGTTGAAGGTATTTACGCCGCGGGTGATGTTGCTGATCATATTTACCGTCAAGCAATCACTTCTGCTGGTGCTGGTTGTATGGCAGCACTAGATGCTGAGCGTTACCTTGACGCGAAAGGTAGTCACTAG
- the aat gene encoding leucyl/phenylalanyl-tRNA--protein transferase: MTRAIPWLSSDSSTFPALSNALTDPNGLLAFGDDLSPERIIQAYQHGIFPWFSDNDPVMWWSPDPRAIINIAEININKTLKKVLKRESFQVSLNQAFEQVIELCADAPFRREETWIVNPMLSVYKTLHRQGIAHSIEVWHEQRLVGGLYGVAVNGYFSGESMFYRESNASKVALVYLAKLLNSINIEFIDCQMLNPFLASMGCIEVSREQFIRQQITAKAIIPPIDFWQARTLVNK, translated from the coding sequence ATGACCCGAGCTATTCCTTGGTTATCATCGGATAGCTCGACTTTCCCAGCCTTATCTAACGCATTAACAGACCCTAATGGTTTACTTGCTTTTGGTGATGATTTATCACCAGAACGTATTATTCAAGCCTATCAGCACGGTATTTTTCCTTGGTTTAGTGATAATGATCCCGTCATGTGGTGGAGCCCTGATCCGCGAGCGATTATTAATATTGCCGAAATTAATATTAATAAAACCTTAAAAAAAGTACTAAAGCGTGAGAGTTTTCAGGTCAGCCTTAATCAAGCTTTTGAGCAAGTTATCGAACTATGTGCAGATGCGCCTTTTCGTCGCGAGGAAACCTGGATTGTCAATCCTATGTTGTCTGTCTACAAAACATTGCATCGTCAAGGCATCGCGCATTCAATAGAAGTATGGCATGAGCAACGATTGGTCGGTGGTTTATATGGAGTCGCTGTCAATGGTTATTTCTCAGGTGAGTCAATGTTTTACCGAGAAAGTAATGCTTCAAAAGTAGCCTTAGTTTATTTAGCTAAATTACTTAACTCGATAAATATTGAGTTTATAGATTGCCAAATGCTCAATCCTTTTTTAGCTTCTATGGGCTGTATCGAAGTCTCTCGAGAGCAATTTATCCGTCAACAAATAACCGCAAAAGCCATCATTCCTCCCATAGATTTTTGGCAAGCACGAACGTTAGTAAACAAATAA